One Actinomycetota bacterium genomic window carries:
- a CDS encoding ABC transporter permease — protein MATIATRGPGERTVVRRVSAFLYRHRRAQLALTLGPPVAWMLVVYLAALLLLLVTSFWRVNPLTSSIERVWSLGNYRELVTESIFRTIALRTLGMAAAVALTDVVLAFPVAYYAARIATPRARAGILLAVVLPLWSSYLVRVFAWRTILEGGGPAESFLRLIGLGGFRVTFSNWAVWITFTYLWLPFVVLPIFAAIERIPSSLLEASSDFGAKAPTTFRRVIWPLAFPGVVAGSIFAFSLTLGDYIAPNLVGNTQFIGNVISEKVGTVGDLPFAAAFAMVPVAIMAVYLTVARRLGAFEAL, from the coding sequence ATGGCGACCATCGCCACGCGTGGGCCCGGCGAGCGCACCGTCGTTCGCCGGGTCTCCGCGTTCCTGTACCGGCATCGGCGCGCGCAGCTGGCGTTGACGCTCGGCCCTCCCGTGGCGTGGATGCTGGTGGTGTACCTGGCGGCGTTGCTGCTGCTGCTGGTGACGTCGTTCTGGCGGGTGAACCCGCTCACCAGCTCGATCGAGCGCGTGTGGAGCCTCGGGAACTACCGGGAGCTGGTGACCGAGTCCATCTTCCGCACGATCGCCCTGCGGACGCTCGGGATGGCGGCGGCGGTGGCGCTGACCGACGTCGTGCTGGCCTTCCCGGTCGCGTACTACGCGGCCCGCATCGCCACCCCCCGGGCCCGGGCCGGGATCCTTCTGGCCGTGGTGCTGCCGCTGTGGTCGAGCTACCTGGTCCGGGTGTTCGCGTGGCGGACCATCCTGGAGGGGGGTGGGCCGGCGGAGTCCTTCCTCCGGCTGATCGGCCTGGGAGGGTTCCGGGTCACCTTCTCGAACTGGGCGGTGTGGATCACGTTCACGTACCTGTGGCTGCCGTTCGTGGTCCTGCCGATCTTCGCGGCCATCGAGCGGATCCCCTCGTCGCTGCTCGAGGCCAGCTCGGACTTCGGGGCCAAGGCCCCCACGACCTTCCGCAGGGTGATCTGGCCGCTCGCGTTTCCGGGGGTCGTGGCCGGGTCGATCTTCGCCTTCTCGCTGACCCTCGGGGACTACATCGCCCCCAACCTCGTGGGGAACACGCAGTTCATCGGGAACGTGATCTCCGAGAAGGTCGGGACCGTGGGCGACCTGCCGTTCGCGGCCGCGTTCGCCATGGTCCCGGTCGCCATCATGGCCGTCTACCTGACCGTGGCCCGCCGGCTGGGCGCGTTCGAGGCGCTGTAG
- a CDS encoding extracellular solute-binding protein, producing the protein MTRRRGAPAFLAALAALAALTLVASACGKSSGTTETKIFSSIGKGEGQLNLIAWPGYVESGQNDPKFDWVTPFEKQSGCQVSVKYADTSPQMVTLMRQGGGKVYDGVSASGNATNLLIAHGDVAGIDVNKIIPNYDQMLPSLQAPAHNTVDGVHYGVPYMYGPDFLMFNTDVVTTKPDSWDVVFEPTLNGQPNPYAGNITAYNDSIYIADAAVYLKAHDPSLKITDPYELTSDQLDAAVQLLQKQHSLVSKYWAAYTDEIDGFESGDMVVGTAWPVNYALIKSDGKVPVDFVFPKEGMTGWADTWMMSSHAPHPNCMLKWMQWTSRADVQTEVAEYYGATPSNSASCDQLRKDIGPDADTAYHCGDEKFLSQLYLWKTPLPDCGDSRGSTCTDLNTWTDKWTQITGG; encoded by the coding sequence ATGACGCGAAGGAGGGGGGCGCCGGCCTTCCTGGCCGCGCTGGCCGCGCTGGCCGCGTTGACGCTGGTGGCGTCGGCGTGCGGGAAGAGCAGCGGCACGACCGAGACGAAGATCTTCAGCTCCATCGGGAAGGGCGAGGGGCAGCTCAACCTCATCGCCTGGCCCGGGTACGTCGAGAGCGGCCAGAACGACCCCAAGTTCGACTGGGTCACGCCGTTCGAGAAGCAGAGCGGCTGCCAGGTCAGCGTGAAGTACGCGGACACCTCGCCGCAGATGGTCACCCTGATGCGCCAGGGCGGCGGCAAGGTGTACGACGGGGTCTCGGCGTCCGGGAACGCCACCAACCTGCTGATCGCGCACGGCGACGTGGCCGGCATCGACGTGAACAAGATCATCCCGAACTACGACCAGATGCTGCCGTCGCTCCAGGCGCCCGCCCACAACACCGTGGACGGCGTGCACTACGGCGTGCCGTACATGTACGGGCCCGACTTCCTGATGTTCAACACGGACGTGGTCACGACCAAGCCGGACAGCTGGGACGTCGTGTTCGAGCCCACCCTGAACGGCCAGCCCAACCCGTACGCGGGGAACATCACCGCGTACAACGACTCCATCTACATCGCGGACGCGGCCGTCTACCTGAAGGCGCACGATCCGTCCCTCAAGATCACCGACCCGTACGAGCTGACCTCCGACCAGCTGGACGCGGCGGTGCAGCTGCTCCAGAAGCAGCACTCGCTGGTGTCCAAGTACTGGGCCGCCTACACCGACGAGATCGACGGGTTCGAGTCCGGCGACATGGTGGTGGGGACGGCGTGGCCCGTGAACTACGCGCTCATCAAGTCCGACGGCAAGGTCCCGGTGGACTTCGTGTTTCCGAAGGAAGGCATGACGGGGTGGGCGGACACGTGGATGATGTCCTCCCACGCCCCGCACCCCAACTGCATGCTGAAGTGGATGCAGTGGACCTCCCGGGCCGACGTGCAGACCGAGGTCGCCGAGTACTACGGCGCGACTCCCAGCAATTCGGCGTCATGCGACCAGCTTCGCAAGGACATCGGGCCCGACGCAGACACCGCGTACCACTGCGGCGACGAGAAGTTCCTGAGCCAGCTGTACCTGTGGAAGACCCCCCTGCCCGACTGCGGGGACAGCCGGGGCAGCACGTGCACGGACCTGAACACGTGGACCGACAAGTGGACCCAGATCACCGGCGGATAG
- a CDS encoding ABC transporter permease codes for MSITAPGRAGAPRPAESGFTESRAVRILLRVATYLVLAFLYVPLAIVVIYAFNKSRGQSWPPSGFTAHWFSVAWHNGEVRSALWLSIQAAVGATAIALALGSAAAFAVHRFRFFGREAVSFVLVLPIALPGILTGIALNSAINFSGIPFSLLTIIIGHATFCVVVVYNNVVARLRRTPGSLVEASMDLGADGWQTFRRVTLPSVATALVAGGLLAFALSFDEIIVTNFTAGAAQTLPIFILNNIRLPRNRPIVNVVAFVVILLSLIPVYLAQRLTREPVSRTVEREPAAREPAP; via the coding sequence ATGAGCATCACCGCGCCGGGCAGGGCCGGGGCGCCGCGTCCGGCGGAGAGCGGCTTCACCGAGTCGCGGGCGGTGCGGATCCTGCTGCGCGTGGCCACGTATCTCGTGCTGGCATTCCTGTACGTGCCCCTCGCGATCGTGGTGATCTATGCGTTCAACAAGAGCCGGGGGCAGTCGTGGCCGCCATCGGGGTTCACGGCGCACTGGTTCTCGGTGGCGTGGCACAACGGGGAGGTCCGCTCGGCCCTGTGGCTGTCGATCCAGGCCGCGGTGGGGGCCACGGCCATCGCGCTGGCGCTGGGGTCGGCGGCGGCCTTCGCGGTGCACCGGTTCCGGTTCTTCGGCCGCGAGGCCGTCTCGTTCGTGCTGGTGCTGCCGATCGCGCTCCCCGGCATCCTCACCGGGATCGCCCTGAACTCGGCGATCAACTTCAGCGGGATCCCGTTCTCGCTGCTCACCATCATCATCGGGCACGCCACGTTCTGCGTGGTGGTGGTCTACAACAACGTGGTCGCCCGGCTCCGCCGGACACCGGGATCGCTGGTGGAGGCGTCCATGGACCTGGGCGCGGACGGGTGGCAGACGTTTCGCCGGGTCACCTTGCCCAGCGTGGCCACCGCACTGGTGGCGGGAGGGCTGCTGGCGTTCGCCCTGTCGTTCGACGAGATCATCGTGACGAACTTCACGGCCGGGGCGGCGCAGACGCTCCCGATCTTCATCCTCAACAACATCCGGCTCCCCCGGAACCGTCCCATCGTGAACGTGGTCGCGTTCGTGGTCATCCTGCTGTCGCTGATCCCCGTCTACCTGGCCCAGCGGCTGACCCGGGAGCCGGTCTCCCGCACCGTCGAACGCGAGCCCGCCGCGCGCGAGCCAGCTCCGTAG